A DNA window from Purpureocillium takamizusanense chromosome 9, complete sequence contains the following coding sequences:
- the MCR1 gene encoding Cytochrome-b5 reductase (COG:C~EggNog:ENOG503NVGH) has protein sequence MFARSAFRAAQPLKTVSFPRSGLDGGALSRTRVVALAFCFEPALAHTRLTDSVAVAAQHARCYATESGAKPGSNTFLYLAGGAALAGAGYYYFAGAPAVQQAEAKVKQATGAAARPAFTGGDQGFVSLKLADVENVNHNTKRFRFELPEGDMVSGLHIASAILTKYKGPNDEKATLRPYTPISDESAQGYIDLLVKKYPDGPMSSHLHNMVPGQRLDFKGPLPKYSWAENKHEHIGLIAGGTGITPMYQLLRTIFSNPNEKTKVTLVFGNVSEEDILLKKELAELENTYPQRFRAFYVVDKAPKGWAGNTGFITKDLLKTVLPEPKSDNIKLFVCGPPGLMKAISGNKVSPKDQGELTGALKELGYEKEQVYKF, from the exons ATGTTCGCCAGATCTGCTTTCCGCGCGGCCCAGCCGCTCAAAACGGTAAGTTTTCCACGCTCAGGACTGGATGGAGGAGCTCTCTCTCGAACGAGAGTCGTTGCCCTCGCTTTCTGCTTCGAGCCCGCACTCGCGCATACCCGGCTGACTGACAgcgttgctgttgctgcgcaGCACGCCCGCTGCTACGCCACCGAGTCCGGCGCCAAGCCCGGTTCAAACACCTTCCTGtacctggccggcggcgcggccctcgcgggTGCCggctactactacttcgCGGGCGCTCCCGCGgtgcagcaggccgaggccaaggtcaagcaggccacgggcgccgcggccaggcccgccttcaccggcggcgaccagggcTTTGTGTCCCTCAAGCTGGCCGATGTCGAGAATGTCAACCACAACACGAAACGTTTCCGCttcgagctgcccgagggcgaCATGGTGTCGGGCCTGCACATTGCCAGCGCCATCTTGACAAAGTACAAGGGTCCCAATGACGAGAAGGCCACGCTGCGGCCCTACACACCCATCAGCGACGAGA GTGCCCAGGGCTACATTGACCTCCTGGTAAAGAAGTACCCAGATGGGCCCATGAGCAGCCACCTGCACAACATGGTCCCCGGCCAGCGACTTGACTTCAAGGGACCCCTTCCCAAGTACTCGTGGGCCGAGAACAAGCACGAGCACATTGGCCTCATTGCCGGTGGCACCGGCATCACGCCCATGTaccagctgctgcgcaccATCTTCAGCAACCCCAACGAGAAGACCAAGGTGACCCTGGTCTTTGGCAATGTCTCCGAGGAGGACATCTTGTTGAAGAAGGAGCTGGCTGAGCTGGAGAACACCTACCCTCAGCGGTTCCGCGCCTTCtacgtcgtcgacaaggctCCCAAGGGTTGGGCCGGCAACACGGGCTTCATCACCAAGGACCTTCTCAAGACGGTCCTGCCCGAGCCCAAGAGCGACAACATCAAGCTCTTTGTCTGCGGCCCGCCCGGCTTGATGAAAGCCATCTCGGGCAACAAGGTCAGCCCTAAGGACCAAGGCGAGCTGACGGGCgcgctcaaggagctcggctATGAGAAGGAGCAGGTATACAAGTTCTAG
- the NBP2 gene encoding HOG (high osmolarity glycerol) pathway protein (EggNog:ENOG503NZRK~COG:T): MATAAMVGTSSSPASSPAPDAAVSPSSIANHPAALPPAASAPSRRSTLPRPMSHASRHRLSQYSASSVPSRSRPQSHMFPMFPSSLPYTQVRDFAYPASHPLHYGPPPEPSRPPSGLTTPASETRRLSDPPASWEQKMPWDSWTADGFNRGHDIPPIQFGDGPPYSEDEDLQSPVVATRHRKHKSTSAAMSAGRGRAGHDIDAPGSSIMNHSNYDRERGYYVGTAGDGSERYYVNQGGEANGPGGEFVTYPADQARHSRAYHYPQRINENELYGSEDSDSLSSPGYNETDESRYSRDYQFTITSPDEEFHGKAVALFDFERENENELPLLEGQIIWVSYRHGQGWLVAEDPKTQESGLVPEEYVRLLRDIEGGMNSLTGQIGDGSGSPNEAGTPTQAEHGGHEGHHHSSSNPTNGYHQPVVSMFSTSSKDLNPYPTEQLGIQAGQTPPQVIHYHGQRGGSQANTPTISQHTDTTLLRAEGRDSGAGPDMEAGSAADDADIKAAEPAGHGGHGKETSR, encoded by the coding sequence ATGGCAACTGCCGCCATGGTTGGaacctcatcgtcgcctgcGTCCTCTCCAGCGCCAGACGCCGCTGTCTCTCCCTCGTCGATCGCAAATCACCCCGCCGCTCtgccgccggcagcatcTGCGCCCTCGCGCCGGAGCACTCTGCCACGCCCCATGTCCCACGCTTCGAGACATCGATTATCGCAATACTCGGCGAGCTCTGTCCCGTCCAGATCGCGGCCGCAGTCGCACATGTTCCCCATGTTTCCCTCAAGCCTCCCCTACACCCAGGTGCGCGACTTCGCGTATCCTGCCTCTCACCCCTTGCACTATGGGCCGCCTCCGGAGCCCTCTAGGCCTCCTTCGGGCCTGACCACGCCCGCGAGTGAGACTAGGCGACTGTCCGACCCTCCAGCATCTTGGGAGCAGAAGATGCCGTGGGACTCATGGACCGCAGACGGCTTCAATCGCGGGCACGATATCCCACCCATTCAGTTCGGCGATGGCCCACCGTATAGCGAAGACGAGGATTTGCAGAGCCCCGTCGTCGCAACCCGTCACCGAAAGCACaagtcgacgtcggcagcCATGAGTGCGGGTAggggccgggccggccaTGACATCGATGCGCCGGGATCAAGCATTATGAATCACTCCAACTATGACAGAGAGAGGGGATACTACGTGGGCACTGCAGGAGACGGCAGCGAGCGTTACTATGTTAACCAAGGAGGTGAGGCCAACGGCCCGGGGGGCGAGTTTGTCACATACCCTGCGGACCAGGCGAGACACAGCCGTGCGTACCACTACCCGCAGCGGATAAACGAGAACGAGCTTTATGGATCGGAGGATTCTGACTCGTTGTCATCGCCAGGATACAACGAGACAGACGAGTCACGATACTCGAGAGACTATCAGTTCACCATCACTTCGCCCGACGAAGAATTCCACGGTAAAGCGGTAGCCCTCTTTGACTTTGAGCGGGAAAATGAAAACGAGCTGCCCCTGCTTGAAGGGCAGATTATTTGGGTCTCGTATCGCCACGGCCAGGGTTGGCTGGTGGCGGAAGATCCCAAGACCCAGGAGAGCGGGCTCGTGCCGGAGGAATATGTTCGCTTACTCAGAGACATCGAGGGTGGGATGAATAGTCTGACGGGCCAAATCGGAGACGGCTCTGGCTCCCCCAACGAAGCCGGTACGCCGACCCAAGCTGAGCACGGAGGACATGAGGGCCACCATCACAGCTCGAGTAACCCGACCAATGGCTATCACCAACCAGTAGTGTCCATGTTTTCGACCTCCAGCAAGGACCTGAACCCCTACCCCACGGAGCAGCTGGGCATCCAAGCCGGccaaacgccgccgcaggtCATCCACTACCACGGACAGAGGGGTGGCAGCCAGGCCAACACGCCCACGATTTCGCAGCACACCGACACGACTCTGCTGCGCGCAGAGGGCCGGGATTCCGGCGCGGGGCCCGACATGGAAGCCGGTTCTGCAGCGGATGATGCTGACATTAAGGCTGCGGAGCCGGCAGGCCACGGCGGACACGGCAAGGAGACTAGCAGGTAA
- the SSU72 gene encoding Protein-serine/threonine phosphatase (COG:K~EggNog:ENOG503NZ1A~BUSCO:EOG09264JW6) → MDVVNGAAPSVQNGTGAGQDSYKLKFCTVCASNQNRSMEAHLRLSQANFPVISFGTGSLVRLPGPTITQPNVYQFNKTSYDSMYKELEAKDPRLYKNNGILNMLDRNREVKWGPERWQDWAIGVPRLQHAKDRGHVGTEGGLVDVVFTCEERCWDAVIDDLLNRGSPLNRPVHVINVDIKDNHEEAHIGGQGILDLATSLNKAAAEEREAIGAAAFDSGSAAGRASFDERVPEILGAWQERWPNLPSTWTLAWF, encoded by the exons ATGGACGTGGTAAACGGAGCGGCACCTTCGGTGCAGAATGGCACTGGAGCGGGTCAGGACTCTTACAAGCTCAAATTTTGCACCGTCTGTGCCAGCAATCAGAATCG GTCGATGGAGGCACATCTGCGGCTGTCGCAGGCCAACTTTCCCGTCATCTCCTTTGGTACCGGGTCGTTGGTCCGGCTACCAGGCCCGACCATCACGCAGCCCAACGTATACCAGTTCAACAAGACTTCGTATGACAGCATGTacaaggagctcgaggccaaggacccGCGGCTCTACAAGAACAACGGCATCCTCAACATGCTCGATCGGAATAGAGAGGTCAAGTGGGGTCCGGAGCGCTGGCAGGACTGGGCCATTGGCGTGCCACGTCTGCAGCATGCGAAAGACCGCGGCCACGTTGGCACCGAAGGCGGCCTTGTGGACGTAGTATTCACTTGCGAGGAGCGTTGCTGGGATGCCGTCATCGATGATCTTCTCAACAGAGGTTCGCCGCTGAACCGCCCGGTGCATGTGATCAATGTCGATATCAAGGACAACCACGAAGAGGCCCACATTGGCGGGCAGGGTATCCTTGACCTTGCAACCTCGCTCAATAAGGCTGCAGCAGAAGAGCGCGAAGCGATAGGTGCCGCCGCGTTTGACAGCGGTagtgccgccggccgggccaGCTTCGACGAGAGAGTGCCCGAGATTCTCGGGGCCTGGCAGGAACGGTGGCCCAATCTTCCATCAACCTGGACGCTCGCGTGGTTTTAG